The Argiope bruennichi chromosome 9, qqArgBrue1.1, whole genome shotgun sequence genome contains a region encoding:
- the LOC129984278 gene encoding BUB3-interacting and GLEBS motif-containing protein ZNF207-like isoform X4 codes for MGRKRKKPSKPWCWYCNREFVDEKILIQHQKAKHFRCHLCKRKLYTGPGLAIHCMQVHKQTVENVPNALPTRNNIEIEIYGMEGIPTGDVKEHEKGGSKDEDTEEDENSNSGSESSNKKPATTSTATSTSGMMTGISVPGMMSGMPYGSPMPGHPAVGHMRPMAMGMPSGYIPSGLPMMGAIPPTSVIPPSSMSTTVQAPSKPLFPAAVPQAPASSQMTVGTDFKPLMTTVQRPTFPAYGGGVSPSMTGCITSSTHGAGPILYGSAEIMSSPRVTNEVKRPAFIIPADNPNGKILHPDDDLSLEEIRAQLPKYQMYLNVNRMHIPMMFGKMPMPGSPMMMNGMMRPGTMAMPPGMTGTSITGMGIPYSTPTMYPHIQSLHSPMMGQGGSRPY; via the exons aTGGGGCGCAAAAGGAAGAAGCCCTCAAAGCCTTGGTGCTG GTACTGCAATCGAGagtttgttgatgaaaaaattctcattcagCATCAAAAGGCAAAACATTTTAGATGCCATTTATGCAAGAGAAAGCTTTATACTGGACCAGGTTTAGCAATTCATTGCATGCAA gtTCATAAACAAACTGTTGAAAATGTTCCCAATGCTTTGCCTACtcgaaataatattgaaattgaaatttatggcATGGAAGGCATCCCAACAGGTGATGTAAAGGAGCATGAAAAAGGTGGTAGCAAGG ATGAAGATACGGAGGaagatgaaaattcaaattcaggATCAGAGTCCAGCAACAAAAAACCAGCTACTACGTCTACTGCAACTTCAACATCTGGTATGATGACTGGTATATCAGTGCCAGGTATGATGTCAGGTATGCCATATGGTTCCCCTATGCCTGGCCATCCAGCTGTGGGCCATATGAGACCCATGGCAATGg GAATGCCGTCTGGTTATATACCATCAGG TTTACCCATGATGGGAGCAATTCCACCAACTTCAGTTATACCACCTTCATCTATGTCAACTACAGTACAAGCTCCTTCTAAACCACTTTTTCCAGCTGCAGTTCCACAA GCTCCTGCATCATCACAAATGACTGTAGGAACAGATTTTAAGCCATTAATGACCACTGTGCAGCGACCGACCTTTCCAGCTTATGGTGGGGGTGTTTCTCCAAGTATGACAg GTTGTATTACATCATCAACACATGGAGCTGGACCTATCCTTTATGGTTCAG CTGAAATCATGTCTAGTCCACGAGTTACTAATGAAGTGAAAAGACCTGCCTTTATCATTCCTGCAGATAATCCTAATGGTAAAATTTTACATCCTGATGATGATTTATCTTTG GAAGAAATAAGAGCTCAATTGCCCAAgtatcaaatgtatttaaatgtaaatagaatGCATATACCTATGATGTTTGGGAAAATGCCTATGCCTGGTAGCCCTATGATGATGAATGGGATGATGAGACCAGGTACTATGGCAATGCCACCTg GAATGACTGGAACATCTATAACAGGAATGGGTATACCATATTCTACACCAACAATGTATCCTCATATCCAATCATTGCATTCACCTATGATGGGTCAAGGAGGGTCACGTCCTTATTAA
- the LOC129984278 gene encoding BUB3-interacting and GLEBS motif-containing protein ZNF207-like isoform X3: MGRKRKKPSKPWCWYCNREFVDEKILIQHQKAKHFRCHLCKRKLYTGPGLAIHCMQVHKQTVENVPNALPTRNNIEIEIYGMEGIPTGDVKEHEKGGSKDEDTEEDENSNSGSESSNKKPATTSTATSTSGMMTGISVPGMMSGMPYGSPMPGHPAVGHMRPMAMGMPSGYIPSGYDCSLPMMGAIPPTSVIPPSSMSTTVQAPSKPLFPAAVPQAPASSQMTVGTDFKPLMTTVQRPTFPAYGGGVSPSMTGCITSSTHGAGPILYGSAEIMSSPRVTNEVKRPAFIIPADNPNGKILHPDDDLSLEEIRAQLPKYQMYLNVNRMHIPMMFGKMPMPGSPMMMNGMMRPGTMAMPPGMTGTSITGMGIPYSTPTMYPHIQSLHSPMMGQGGSRPY; this comes from the exons aTGGGGCGCAAAAGGAAGAAGCCCTCAAAGCCTTGGTGCTG GTACTGCAATCGAGagtttgttgatgaaaaaattctcattcagCATCAAAAGGCAAAACATTTTAGATGCCATTTATGCAAGAGAAAGCTTTATACTGGACCAGGTTTAGCAATTCATTGCATGCAA gtTCATAAACAAACTGTTGAAAATGTTCCCAATGCTTTGCCTACtcgaaataatattgaaattgaaatttatggcATGGAAGGCATCCCAACAGGTGATGTAAAGGAGCATGAAAAAGGTGGTAGCAAGG ATGAAGATACGGAGGaagatgaaaattcaaattcaggATCAGAGTCCAGCAACAAAAAACCAGCTACTACGTCTACTGCAACTTCAACATCTGGTATGATGACTGGTATATCAGTGCCAGGTATGATGTCAGGTATGCCATATGGTTCCCCTATGCCTGGCCATCCAGCTGTGGGCCATATGAGACCCATGGCAATGg GAATGCCGTCTGGTTATATACCATCAGG TTATGATTGTAGTTTACCCATGATGGGAGCAATTCCACCAACTTCAGTTATACCACCTTCATCTATGTCAACTACAGTACAAGCTCCTTCTAAACCACTTTTTCCAGCTGCAGTTCCACAA GCTCCTGCATCATCACAAATGACTGTAGGAACAGATTTTAAGCCATTAATGACCACTGTGCAGCGACCGACCTTTCCAGCTTATGGTGGGGGTGTTTCTCCAAGTATGACAg GTTGTATTACATCATCAACACATGGAGCTGGACCTATCCTTTATGGTTCAG CTGAAATCATGTCTAGTCCACGAGTTACTAATGAAGTGAAAAGACCTGCCTTTATCATTCCTGCAGATAATCCTAATGGTAAAATTTTACATCCTGATGATGATTTATCTTTG GAAGAAATAAGAGCTCAATTGCCCAAgtatcaaatgtatttaaatgtaaatagaatGCATATACCTATGATGTTTGGGAAAATGCCTATGCCTGGTAGCCCTATGATGATGAATGGGATGATGAGACCAGGTACTATGGCAATGCCACCTg GAATGACTGGAACATCTATAACAGGAATGGGTATACCATATTCTACACCAACAATGTATCCTCATATCCAATCATTGCATTCACCTATGATGGGTCAAGGAGGGTCACGTCCTTATTAA
- the LOC129984278 gene encoding BUB3-interacting and GLEBS motif-containing protein ZNF207-like isoform X2, which translates to MGRKRKKPSKPWCWYCNREFVDEKILIQHQKAKHFRCHLCKRKLYTGPGLAIHCMQVHKQTVENVPNALPTRNNIEIEIYGMEGIPTGDVKEHEKGGSKDEDTEEDENSNSGSESSNKKPATTSTATSTSGMMTGISVPGMMSGMPYGSPMPGHPAVGHMRPMAMDLPSTSMNKGMPSGYIPSGLPMMGAIPPTSVIPPSSMSTTVQAPSKPLFPAAVPQAPASSQMTVGTDFKPLMTTVQRPTFPAYGGGVSPSMTGCITSSTHGAGPILYGSAEIMSSPRVTNEVKRPAFIIPADNPNGKILHPDDDLSLEEIRAQLPKYQMYLNVNRMHIPMMFGKMPMPGSPMMMNGMMRPGTMAMPPGMTGTSITGMGIPYSTPTMYPHIQSLHSPMMGQGGSRPY; encoded by the exons aTGGGGCGCAAAAGGAAGAAGCCCTCAAAGCCTTGGTGCTG GTACTGCAATCGAGagtttgttgatgaaaaaattctcattcagCATCAAAAGGCAAAACATTTTAGATGCCATTTATGCAAGAGAAAGCTTTATACTGGACCAGGTTTAGCAATTCATTGCATGCAA gtTCATAAACAAACTGTTGAAAATGTTCCCAATGCTTTGCCTACtcgaaataatattgaaattgaaatttatggcATGGAAGGCATCCCAACAGGTGATGTAAAGGAGCATGAAAAAGGTGGTAGCAAGG ATGAAGATACGGAGGaagatgaaaattcaaattcaggATCAGAGTCCAGCAACAAAAAACCAGCTACTACGTCTACTGCAACTTCAACATCTGGTATGATGACTGGTATATCAGTGCCAGGTATGATGTCAGGTATGCCATATGGTTCCCCTATGCCTGGCCATCCAGCTGTGGGCCATATGAGACCCATGGCAATGg ACTTGCCATCTACCAGCATGAATAAAG GAATGCCGTCTGGTTATATACCATCAGG TTTACCCATGATGGGAGCAATTCCACCAACTTCAGTTATACCACCTTCATCTATGTCAACTACAGTACAAGCTCCTTCTAAACCACTTTTTCCAGCTGCAGTTCCACAA GCTCCTGCATCATCACAAATGACTGTAGGAACAGATTTTAAGCCATTAATGACCACTGTGCAGCGACCGACCTTTCCAGCTTATGGTGGGGGTGTTTCTCCAAGTATGACAg GTTGTATTACATCATCAACACATGGAGCTGGACCTATCCTTTATGGTTCAG CTGAAATCATGTCTAGTCCACGAGTTACTAATGAAGTGAAAAGACCTGCCTTTATCATTCCTGCAGATAATCCTAATGGTAAAATTTTACATCCTGATGATGATTTATCTTTG GAAGAAATAAGAGCTCAATTGCCCAAgtatcaaatgtatttaaatgtaaatagaatGCATATACCTATGATGTTTGGGAAAATGCCTATGCCTGGTAGCCCTATGATGATGAATGGGATGATGAGACCAGGTACTATGGCAATGCCACCTg GAATGACTGGAACATCTATAACAGGAATGGGTATACCATATTCTACACCAACAATGTATCCTCATATCCAATCATTGCATTCACCTATGATGGGTCAAGGAGGGTCACGTCCTTATTAA
- the LOC129984278 gene encoding BUB3-interacting and GLEBS motif-containing protein ZNF207-like isoform X1: protein MGRKRKKPSKPWCWYCNREFVDEKILIQHQKAKHFRCHLCKRKLYTGPGLAIHCMQVHKQTVENVPNALPTRNNIEIEIYGMEGIPTGDVKEHEKGGSKDEDTEEDENSNSGSESSNKKPATTSTATSTSGMMTGISVPGMMSGMPYGSPMPGHPAVGHMRPMAMDLPSTSMNKGMPSGYIPSGYDCSLPMMGAIPPTSVIPPSSMSTTVQAPSKPLFPAAVPQAPASSQMTVGTDFKPLMTTVQRPTFPAYGGGVSPSMTGCITSSTHGAGPILYGSAEIMSSPRVTNEVKRPAFIIPADNPNGKILHPDDDLSLEEIRAQLPKYQMYLNVNRMHIPMMFGKMPMPGSPMMMNGMMRPGTMAMPPGMTGTSITGMGIPYSTPTMYPHIQSLHSPMMGQGGSRPY, encoded by the exons aTGGGGCGCAAAAGGAAGAAGCCCTCAAAGCCTTGGTGCTG GTACTGCAATCGAGagtttgttgatgaaaaaattctcattcagCATCAAAAGGCAAAACATTTTAGATGCCATTTATGCAAGAGAAAGCTTTATACTGGACCAGGTTTAGCAATTCATTGCATGCAA gtTCATAAACAAACTGTTGAAAATGTTCCCAATGCTTTGCCTACtcgaaataatattgaaattgaaatttatggcATGGAAGGCATCCCAACAGGTGATGTAAAGGAGCATGAAAAAGGTGGTAGCAAGG ATGAAGATACGGAGGaagatgaaaattcaaattcaggATCAGAGTCCAGCAACAAAAAACCAGCTACTACGTCTACTGCAACTTCAACATCTGGTATGATGACTGGTATATCAGTGCCAGGTATGATGTCAGGTATGCCATATGGTTCCCCTATGCCTGGCCATCCAGCTGTGGGCCATATGAGACCCATGGCAATGg ACTTGCCATCTACCAGCATGAATAAAG GAATGCCGTCTGGTTATATACCATCAGG TTATGATTGTAGTTTACCCATGATGGGAGCAATTCCACCAACTTCAGTTATACCACCTTCATCTATGTCAACTACAGTACAAGCTCCTTCTAAACCACTTTTTCCAGCTGCAGTTCCACAA GCTCCTGCATCATCACAAATGACTGTAGGAACAGATTTTAAGCCATTAATGACCACTGTGCAGCGACCGACCTTTCCAGCTTATGGTGGGGGTGTTTCTCCAAGTATGACAg GTTGTATTACATCATCAACACATGGAGCTGGACCTATCCTTTATGGTTCAG CTGAAATCATGTCTAGTCCACGAGTTACTAATGAAGTGAAAAGACCTGCCTTTATCATTCCTGCAGATAATCCTAATGGTAAAATTTTACATCCTGATGATGATTTATCTTTG GAAGAAATAAGAGCTCAATTGCCCAAgtatcaaatgtatttaaatgtaaatagaatGCATATACCTATGATGTTTGGGAAAATGCCTATGCCTGGTAGCCCTATGATGATGAATGGGATGATGAGACCAGGTACTATGGCAATGCCACCTg GAATGACTGGAACATCTATAACAGGAATGGGTATACCATATTCTACACCAACAATGTATCCTCATATCCAATCATTGCATTCACCTATGATGGGTCAAGGAGGGTCACGTCCTTATTAA